One stretch of Argiope bruennichi chromosome 3, qqArgBrue1.1, whole genome shotgun sequence DNA includes these proteins:
- the LOC129963976 gene encoding meckelin-like: MTIFIMVLSVIIPIVIFLTFNGARGNIPVPAITPDYCNYTEYYDSICMRCKRCGRDENQTSLQHRADDGTCTCKSSYIEKARRGPYNVTCALCPNGKVISPDKKRCLECSESIPFNETIGYCQPCVNGTLVEDGKYVFCTPCQSEGLSTTDILNICPSINNIDHIHCSEFNMIYSGGNCVPSPILDDPSLFTIKYENGEIVSSALLKKYFKAALNSCEEDDIAACQLLANMCVLLLYKSIETNVCAEFRRVSKKYLNECPKRPIWLYYINEDGEWHTVEGLYKKNVPNVFTPSLSQESSKLHIVAMKYSLNGTFLGLTKIKSDNLNLCQESDIEEDIAFTVGTRIERTCTRSLQDLWKLEMNFFDLYLVSNQNKSHIYPIPVLIRNVVINGEHVNHGKDTSKWRLVRRFFLIDHLSGIEEEAYLTDRRNQPFAKTFRYASEVSLKITFILDEQPGKIYPPLLTITYSEARPDDYLRDKKVTVKFSVSYEMSQESVMQSVKIAASVLSTLAFAWSILQTFSWFRRSGKHAVGLVTLGKFLVFMCGNLATVFFIVMFCTCLYWFSFFKRQDVIYTILPSPEAEHFLSVYIGIAFALKAIQLIHLLFVQCSIDIFYIDWERPRARATSVTARTATTSKNIAETPAGSDHKKTSKTTPDKINTEMAGVSIWRTYYAANEWAEIQSKRKTSLSVQLFGVLFILHVLGFESSTLAALKLSVPPTDIHKYVPYSTCCRFALGVLVYLSVALLQVIVCRGLYERFVEDKLQQYVDLCSVSNVSVFILVSKRFGYYIHGRSTHGKADVNMKEMHEFLRKEEEDLCGRRGLLPDTDQQTFQILLPPGVHDQFLRLLVPLTSYTQAADRMQGVGGRLAKVDIDRVANTHYMLNKFLSGFIDHSFKDLDYIVKDRVMLEYLLDIECYEVADRGYFYNDDGRSFSAVLFYGNESILLLFDVLLFSIIDIASSDYVLSIILTFGVAKIIQGIRRSAGRRNLVRKALVDERFLT, translated from the exons CAAATGggaaa gtAATATCTCCCGATAAGAAGAGATGCCTTGAATGTTCTGAAAGTATTCCATTTAATGAAACTATTGGTTACTGTCAACCTTGTGTTAATGGAACATTAG TCGAAGAtggtaaatatgtattttgtactCCTTGTCAAAGTGAAGGTTTATCTACAActgatattttgaa tatatgtccaagtataaataatattgatcatATACATTGCTCTGAATTTAATATG ATTTATTCTGGGGGAAACTGTGTGCCATCTCCTATTTTGGATGATCCATctctttttactattaaatatgaa aatgGTGAAATTGTTTCCTCTGCTTTgttaaaaaagtactttaaagCTGCCTTGAACAGTTGTGAG GAAGATGATATTGCTGCTTGTCAACTTCTTGCCAATATGTGTGTTCTCCTTCTCTATAAAAGCATTGAAACAAATGTATGTGCAGAATTTAGAAGAGTTTCAAAGAAATATCTTAATGAATGTCCTAA GAGACCAATATGGCTGTACTACATTAATGAAGATGGAGAATGGCATACTGTAGAAGGCCTGTACAAGAAGAATGTGCCTAATGTGTTTACTCCTTCTCTTTCTCAGGAG TCATCAAAACTTCATATTGTTGCTATGAAATATTCACTAAATGGAACTTTTCTTGGATTGACCAAGATAAAAAGTGACAATTTAAAT TTGTGCCAAGAGTCAGACATTGAAGAGGATATAGCATTCACAGTTGGAACACGAATAGAAAGAACT tGCACAAGGTCTTTGCAGGATCTTTGGAAGTTGGAaatgaatttctttgatttat ATCTTGTTAGTAATCAAAACAAAAGTCATATATATCCTATTCCAGTTCTCATTCGGAATGTTGTTATTAATGGGGAGCATGTAAATCATG GAAAGGATACTTCAAAGTGGAGATTAGTCCGACGATTTTTTCTCATTGATCACTTGAGTGGTATTGAAGAAGAGGCCTATCTAACTGATAGACGTAATCAACCCTTTGCTAAAACATTTAGATATGCTTCAGAAGTTTCACTAAA aataacttttatattagaTGAACAGCCTGGAAAGATATACCCTCCATTACTTACCATTACATATTCTGAAGCCAGGCCTGATGATTATCTCAGAGATAAAAAAGTTACA GTGAAATTCTCAGTCTCGTATGAAATGAGTCAAGAATCAGTGATGCAAAGTGTGAAA atcGCAGCATCTGTTCTTAGCACATTGGCATTTGCTTGGTCAATTCTTCAAACATTTAGTTGGTTCAGACGATCTGGAAAGCATGCTGTTGGTTTAgtg ACACTTGGAAAATTTTTAGTCTTCATGTGTGGTAATTTGGCAActgttttctttattgtaatgTTCTGCACCTGTTTGTACTGGTTTTCCTTTTTTAAG AGGCAAGATGTTATTTACACCATTTTACCAAGTCCAGAAGCAGAACATTTTTTAAGTGTGTATATAGGAATAGCTTTTGCTTTAAAG GCTATACAGCTCATTCACTTGCTTTTTGTACAATGCagcatagatatattttatattgactgGGAACGTCCAAGAGCAAGGGCTACATCTGTTACTGCCCGTACTGCAACAACCtctaaaaatattgctgaaaCTCCAGCTGGTTCTGATCATAAAAAAACTAGCAAAACTACTCCTGACAAAATCAATACGGAAATGGCTGGCGTGAGTATCTGGAGGACATATTATGCTGCAAATGAATGGGCAGAAATACAGAGCAAGCGCAAAACAAGTCTATCCGTTCAGCTGTTCGGGGTGCTGTTCATTTTACAT GTTTTAGGGTTTGAAAGTTCAACTCTGGCTGCTCTAAAATTATCTGTACCACCTACTGATATCCATAAGTATGTGCCTTATAGTACTTGCTGCAGATTTGCTCTTGGGGTTCTTGTGTACCTATCTGTTGCTTTATTGCAG gTGATAGTCTGTAGAGGATTATATGAAAGGTTTGTCGAAGACAAGTTGCAGCAGTATGTTGATCTCTGTTCAGTTAGTAAT gtaagTGTGTTTATACTTGTGTCGAAAAGATTTGGCTATTACATTCATGGTCGCTCAACTCATGGGAAGGCTGATGTAAATATGAAAGAGAtgcatgaatttttaagaaaggaagag GAAGATTTATGTGGTCGTCGAGGTCTGCTACCTGACACTGATCAGCAGACTTTTCAAATACTTCTGCCACCAGGTGTTCATGATCAGTTTCTTAGACTGCTTGTACCTCTTACATCA tatACTCAAGCTGCTGATAGAATGCAAGGTG TTGGAGGTCGCTTAGCTAAAGTAGACATTGACAGAGTTGCAAATACTCATTATATgctcaataaatttttatctggCTTCATTGATCAT TCATTCAAAGACCTTGACTATATCGTAAAGGATAGAGTTATGCTGGAATATCTCTTAGATATTGAATGCTATGAAGTTGCTGATCGTGGATATTTCTATAATG ATGATGGTCGTTCCTTTTCTGCTGTTTTGTTCTATGGAAATGAATCAATCTTATTGCTGTTTGATGTACTTCTTTTCAGTATTATAGATATTGCATCAAGTGACTATGTTCTTTCCATAATTCTCACTTTTGGTGTTGCAAAA ATTATTCAGGGAATAAGACGAAGTGCTGGCAGGCGAAATTTGGTTCGGAAAGCCCTTGTCGATGAACGATTTTTAACATAG